The following is a genomic window from Lysinibacillus sp. JNUCC-52.
GTCTACCGTATTTTTAATATTCGCTTCATAGACAAGACGATCTAATGTCCGTATATCAAGACGTACTTGAGCTAGCTCACTTTCAACAACAGTCATGGGACGATTGCTCGTTTTAGGTGCTTGTCCTTTTTCAACAGTCACAAAGGCACTACGGTGTAACTCACTAATAAGTTCCTGAACCTTTTTGGCTAAAATGCTTTTAAGTTTAACTGCTTCTGCAAGATTAATCAAGAAAACACGTCCTTTTATAGAGTAGTAGATGGTGTTGTAGTCGTTAAAAGGGCAATTTGATAGTCTCCACCATGAATTTGGTTGAACATTTTACCAGCAGACGCAAGAAGCTTTTGCGCATCCTCAGTTGAAAGAGAGGGGCGAAGATAGAAAATATGTAGCGCTTCCGTTGTCGCCTCGGAGACCGCCGTACGTTTTGAATCGACGAAAGGTGAACCAAATGGTCCCACCTCATCACGGCTAAACATTATATTATTCAACGTATTAAAGCGTCCATTTAAGCCTTCATAGCTGGTTTCTTCATTGCCAAGTGCAATTTCAACGTTACCTTTGAGATGAGCTAAATCATAGATGCCAACGGGAATTTCATATTGAAGAGAGAAAAAATTATTTACATCTACACCTGAATGAAACGGTGTTAAATAATTTTGCTTACTAACTCTGCGCATTAAGCTTTCCGCTGAGTGACGATAACGGTTCGGATCTGCGCCAAGCTTTTTCCAAAGTTGTCGCCATTCTGCAATGCCTGAGCGCTCTGTTACAGGTTGTTCCTGCATTTCTAAATAGAGGTTTTCTTGATACAATTGCAGGCGACCTTTAATCATTTGGGGCGATTCTGCTACGACAATTTTGGTATAATGAATAATGCCGATTTTCAGCTCTGGAAGTTGCGTTAACAACGATGGATTAAGTGATACTTCCATAAAAAATCACCTACTTTATTTATTTTAATTATTATATCATGTAAGGAGTTGGAAATAAAATGAACATACATGAACTGCAACGAGAATTTGTGGCGTATGCAATGTCCATTGGCGTTGATAAAATAGGTTTCACAACGGCAGCTCCCTTTACAGAATTAAAGAATAGACTGCGTCGTCAACAAGAGCTCGGTTTCCAATCAGGCTTTGAAGAAAGTGATATTGAAAAACGAACGGAACCCCTTCGATTGTTAGACAGTGCAGAAAGTATAGTCGCTATAGCGGTCGCCTATCCTTCGCGGATGAAAGATGCACCTATTGGTAAAAAGGGCGCTCGACGCGGCATATTTTGCAGAGCTTCTTGGGGCATCGATTATCATACTGCATTACGAGAGCGTTTAACATTACTAAAAGCTTGGCTGGAAGAACGAGTACACAATGTGCGCATTGAGTCGATGGTAGATACAGGTGCGCTTTCAGATAGGGCAGTAGCAGAGCGTGCAGGTATAGGTTGGAGCGGGAAAAACTGTTCAATTATTACTCCAGAGTTTGGCTCATACGTGTATTTGGGAGAATTAGTGACAAATATCCCTTTTGCGCCAGACAAGCCAATGGAAGATGAATGTGGAGATTGTCGTTTATGCTTGGATGTTTGTCCAACAGGTGCGCTAATCGAAGGTGGGCAGCTAAATTCACAGCGTTGCATTGCCTTTTTAACACAAACAAAAGGGTATCTTCCAGACGAATTCCGCTCACATATAGGGAACCGCTTATATGGCTGTGATACTTGCCAAACCGTTTGTCCAAAAAATAAAGGGAAAATCAATTGGATACATGAGGAATTTAAACCTGATCCAGAGCTTGCAAAGCCTTTACTAACACCCCTTTTAACAATTTCCAATCGGGAGTTCAAAGAAAAGTTTGGACATGTATCGGGCTCATGGCGTGGTAAAAAGCCAATTCAACGCAATGCTATTTTAGCGTTAGCCCATTTTAAAGAGGAAGCGGCAGTACCTGATTTAGTTGGGCTTCTGGAAAAAGATGAACGACCAGTGATCCGTGGAACGGCAGCATGGGCATTAGGCAAGATTGGCGGGGAGCAAGCAGAAATAGCATTACTTGCTGCAAAGAAAAAGGAACAAGACGAGGAAGTCCTCGTTGAGATAAACAAAGGATTACAATTTTTTAGTTAAGGAAGTGTGTCGTTATGCCATTGCATATCGTTTTATATCAACCAGAAATTCCAGCAAATACAGGGAATATTGCACGTACTTGTGCTGGTACTAATACCTCACTACATTTAATTCGTCCACTTGGTTTTTCGACGGACGATAAAATGCTTAAACGTGCTGGCTTAGATTACTGGCATAGTGTCAACGTGGTGTACCACGATTCACTTGAGGATTTTTTAGATACATCTAAAAATGGTGATGTATATTTAATTGAAACATATAGTGAAGAACCATTTACAACGCATGATTTTAGTAATAAAGATCGGGACATTTACTTTATGTTTGGCAAAGAAACAACAGGGTTGCCTAAGGATTTTGCCTATGAGCGCAAAGACATGTGCCTACGAATTCCGCAAAGTGAACATGTCCGTTCATTGAATTTATCGAATACAGCTGCCATTGTTATTTACGAGGCTCTACGACAACAGGGCTATCCTGGTTTACAGTAAGAAAAGAAAAAAGTGTTAGATTGACTGCATTCAATCTAACACTTTTTTGCTTCAGCAGAGTGCATAAGTTGATGGTAGTAAAGGCGGTGATTCCTGCGGGAACGCATGCACCGTAAGACGCAACAAACCGCGCGTTAGCGAGGGTGGCGGCTTACGGTGTGCCCGCTGAAAGCATCCGCCATAGCGGACATCAACTATAGCAAAAACTATGAACATCTTTGCTCATGTGTCCTATCCTCTTTTTTACATTGATTTACTCTTTTAGTGCTTTATTGACCGCTGGCATAATGTGCGTGCCAAGTAGCTCAATGGATTTAGCTACTTGATTAAATGGAACTGCACCAATATCGAGCTGTGCCATAAAACGAGAGTGACCAAATAGTTCATGCTGCATTAATATTTTTTCTACAATTTCATTTGGACTACCAACAAATAGAGCGTTATGACCAGCCGTCATGCTATCAAAGCTTTCTTTAGATAAATGATACTGCATACCGCGCTGCGCATTAACATAATGCCAATAATTTGAGTAGTATGGATAAAATTCTTCCTTAGCTTGCGCTAAACTTTCAGCAAAGTAAGCGTGACCTGATACTGTGATTTTCGCTTTATCCATATCATGTCCTGCTGTGGCCAATGCTTCACGATAGACATCAACTAAATGTTTAAAGCGGCTTGGATCTCCACCTAAAATGGCTAAGTTTAAGCCAACTCCATAGCGTCCCGCGCGAATGGCGCTTTGCGGTGTTCCACCAACTCCAACATGAATAGGAATTTCACGACTAGCACGTGGTGCAATTTCAGCATTTTGAAGCGGTTTGCGATATTGACCACTCCACGTTACACGCTCTTCTTTGTTTAACTTTAAAAGTAATGCCAAGTTTTCCTCAAAGAGTGCATCATAATTATCTACATCATAGCCGAACAGCGGGAAAGATTCGATAAAGGCTCCTCGTCCAACGGCAATTTCTGCTCGACTATCTGATAATAAATCGAGAGTTGCGAAATCTTCGTATAAGCGTACAGGATCAACCGTACTAAGCACAGTCGTCGTACTCATTAATTGGATGTTTTTTGTTCGCTGTGATAGCGCTGATAATACAACGGGTACTGCTGAAATCGCATAATCTAAGCGGTGATGCTCTCCAACACCAAATACTTGAAGACCTGCTTCATCAGCAAGTTGCCCATATTGCATAACTTCTTCTAATCTTTCTTTAACGGTTGGCATATAGCCATTCACTGGATTTTGTCCGATATCTGCTAATGTATATACACCAAATTCCATAAGATAGCCTCCTTAAAATTGAAGTAAAATTACATTACCAGCAGGGTCCACTGTTTGGAAACCGCCATTCATATCAGTAACAGCTGCGCCAATTTGACGTAAGTTTGCTTTTATTTTATCTGCTTGCACTTCATTATCCAAACGAAGCGTATACGATTTTAAACCAATTTGATTTTCCCCAAGATTTGGTGCGCCTTCAGAATACCAAGTATTTAAGCCGATATGATGATGATAACGTCCCGTAGATATAAATAATGCTTGCTCACCATAGCGTGTGACAATGTCAAAGCCTAAGCCTTTTGTATAAAACACCTCAGCAGCAGCCAAGTTTGATACAGATAAATGAATATGTCCCATTACTGTATTAGCAGGAAGCCCTTCCCATGCCCCATTAACTTCGACTAATATCGAAGGAATATTAAGTGGCTCAGTTACCATATGCACTTGGTCGTTTCGCCAAGTCCAGTTATTTTCAGGACGATCTACATAAATTTCAATACCATTTTCGTCTGGATCTCGTAAATAAAGTGCTTCACTTACATCATGATCGGATGCGCCAAAATATACTCCTGATTGACGGAAATGAGTAATGATATTTGCTAAATCACGACGTGTTGGTAATAGTAATGCAAAGTGATAAAGCCCACTTGTAGTGCGCGATTTTTGCTCAACTGTTTCTAGTTGAACAATAGTTAGCAATGCAGTTTTACCATCAGCAGTTAAGGTAGCTCGAGTAGATTCCTGTTGTAAAACTTTAAAGCCTATAATTTCTTGATAGTATGCTAGTGAGCGATGTAAATCACTTACTTTAATTTCAACATTTGTAACATATGTGTTCGGTTTTTCATGAAAATGCATAGAAGTAAACCTCTGTTTTTTAGTTATGATTAATTATCAAGTTACTTTATGTAAGTAAGTATATTTAATAAAGTAGAGTAAGTCAAGTAATTACGAAGTCACAAAAAAAGAAGTAACCGCAATGGCTACTTCTGTAAAAATAAGAAAATCACTAAGTAGCATACTTAGTGATTTTCTTGAGCATTATTTGTCCGCTTTGTAGTCGCCTTCGTACCCAGCAGTGAAAATAGCAGCTAAGAAAGCAACAGTTACACCAATAATTAATAATAACTTCATGGAAGAACCCTCCTCATGTTTATAAGCAAATCTCTTTTTAGTATAGCCTATCTATTATAAAAATGAAACGACCTTGCTAAATAAAATATGTCAGAAATGGTTCAGACTTTAATATTTCGGGAAAACTATTATAGAGGTGATAAAAATGGAAAAAAAGGTTCCAAATATAGAAAACGGCACAATGGCGAGAAATTTTAAAGAGCTGCAAGATCTCGGTAAACAAATGGAGCATCTTCGTGATGGACAAGAACTTGCTGAGGATGACCGTATTGCAGACCCGATTCAGGTAGATGAAGAACCCGAAGACAAGCAATAGGAAAGCGACTCTCACAGTATGCGTGGTTAGCTATGGTAAAAGTTGATTCCGCGGAGCAGCGAGAGGTTTCTGCTGAGCAGGGCGAGGCGTGGATTCCGCGGAGCGGGGCAAGGATTCCGCGAAGCAAGGGGAGAATTCCGCGAAGCAAGGAGAGAATCCCGCGAAGCAATGCGAGGATTCCGCGAAGCAATGCGAGGATTCCGCGAAGCGGAGCAAGGCAAGGATTCCGCGAAGCAGAGCGAGGAGAGGCAAGGATTCCGCGAAGCAATGCGAGGATTCCGCGAAGCGGGGCAAGGCAAGGATTCCGCGAAGCGGGGCAAGGATTCCGCGAAGCAATGCAAGGCGTGAATTCCGCGAAACAATGCAAGAATTCCGCGAAGCAAGGAGAGAATCCCGCGAAGCAAGGCAAGGATTCCGCGGAGCAAGATGAGAATCCCGCGAAGCGGGGCAAGGATTCCGCGAAGCAAGACTATAATCCCGCGAAAACGTTGCAAAATACCCGCGCGACAAAAAACATTATTTTTAATCCAATTTTTTGTATAATGTAACTAGGGAAAGAAAGGGGCTGATGTTTTTGAATTTACAATCTACAAAAACGTTAACAAATGGTATTGAGATGCCTCGTTTTGGTCTAGGCGTATACAAAATGACAGAACGTGATGAAACGTTACAGGCTATTGATAAGGCGTTGAAAGTGGGCTATCGTGCAATTGATACTGCTTCGTTATATGGTAATGAGGCAGAGGTAGGTGAGGCGATTCGTCACTCAGGCATTAAACGTGAGGATATTTTTGTGACGACAAAGGTTTGGAATACTGACCAAGGGTATGATGCAACGCTGCGTGCTTTTGAAGTATCATTGAAAAAATTAAATATGGATTATTTAGATTTATATTTAA
Proteins encoded in this region:
- a CDS encoding B3/B4 domain-containing protein, whose translation is MEVSLNPSLLTQLPELKIGIIHYTKIVVAESPQMIKGRLQLYQENLYLEMQEQPVTERSGIAEWRQLWKKLGADPNRYRHSAESLMRRVSKQNYLTPFHSGVDVNNFFSLQYEIPVGIYDLAHLKGNVEIALGNEETSYEGLNGRFNTLNNIMFSRDEVGPFGSPFVDSKRTAVSEATTEALHIFYLRPSLSTEDAQKLLASAGKMFNQIHGGDYQIALLTTTTPSTTL
- the queG gene encoding tRNA epoxyqueuosine(34) reductase QueG, with the protein product MNIHELQREFVAYAMSIGVDKIGFTTAAPFTELKNRLRRQQELGFQSGFEESDIEKRTEPLRLLDSAESIVAIAVAYPSRMKDAPIGKKGARRGIFCRASWGIDYHTALRERLTLLKAWLEERVHNVRIESMVDTGALSDRAVAERAGIGWSGKNCSIITPEFGSYVYLGELVTNIPFAPDKPMEDECGDCRLCLDVCPTGALIEGGQLNSQRCIAFLTQTKGYLPDEFRSHIGNRLYGCDTCQTVCPKNKGKINWIHEEFKPDPELAKPLLTPLLTISNREFKEKFGHVSGSWRGKKPIQRNAILALAHFKEEAAVPDLVGLLEKDERPVIRGTAAWALGKIGGEQAEIALLAAKKKEQDEEVLVEINKGLQFFS
- the trmL gene encoding tRNA (uridine(34)/cytosine(34)/5-carboxymethylaminomethyluridine(34)-2'-O)-methyltransferase TrmL, with translation MPLHIVLYQPEIPANTGNIARTCAGTNTSLHLIRPLGFSTDDKMLKRAGLDYWHSVNVVYHDSLEDFLDTSKNGDVYLIETYSEEPFTTHDFSNKDRDIYFMFGKETTGLPKDFAYERKDMCLRIPQSEHVRSLNLSNTAAIVIYEALRQQGYPGLQ
- a CDS encoding LLM class flavin-dependent oxidoreductase, yielding MEFGVYTLADIGQNPVNGYMPTVKERLEEVMQYGQLADEAGLQVFGVGEHHRLDYAISAVPVVLSALSQRTKNIQLMSTTTVLSTVDPVRLYEDFATLDLLSDSRAEIAVGRGAFIESFPLFGYDVDNYDALFEENLALLLKLNKEERVTWSGQYRKPLQNAEIAPRASREIPIHVGVGGTPQSAIRAGRYGVGLNLAILGGDPSRFKHLVDVYREALATAGHDMDKAKITVSGHAYFAESLAQAKEEFYPYYSNYWHYVNAQRGMQYHLSKESFDSMTAGHNALFVGSPNEIVEKILMQHELFGHSRFMAQLDIGAVPFNQVAKSIELLGTHIMPAVNKALKE
- a CDS encoding VOC family protein; the encoded protein is MHFHEKPNTYVTNVEIKVSDLHRSLAYYQEIIGFKVLQQESTRATLTADGKTALLTIVQLETVEQKSRTTSGLYHFALLLPTRRDLANIITHFRQSGVYFGASDHDVSEALYLRDPDENGIEIYVDRPENNWTWRNDQVHMVTEPLNIPSILVEVNGAWEGLPANTVMGHIHLSVSNLAAAEVFYTKGLGFDIVTRYGEQALFISTGRYHHHIGLNTWYSEGAPNLGENQIGLKSYTLRLDNEVQADKIKANLRQIGAAVTDMNGGFQTVDPAGNVILLQF